One window from the genome of Salvia miltiorrhiza cultivar Shanhuang (shh) chromosome 7, IMPLAD_Smil_shh, whole genome shotgun sequence encodes:
- the LOC130995743 gene encoding protein IQ-DOMAIN 28-like isoform X2, whose translation MEESSSLYFSRSASEKPAQVSSKEPISTSIVDTPFISGPVSGTVSGRIENSSFEKGEATILASEGQVSSLLNKKKEDKPSDIGILNDTGKITLEQAAIIVQAFFRGCQARNEFQILKGAIRLQAAVRGHLVRRQAVGTLFCMKGIVRFQAITRGYMVRQASAGNGHCRKQSPLVKDVSNQDSCEIKYSRSRTLSKNAFIYELLASSRAAMPLRLEYSPGDSNSAWSWLHRWSTSQSWAPNVEQKETGNSKLQKVETEQIKSKRNGRRASSVTVRKDPNYANAEPDIKLIGRKLTSHSVKSAQEHPQFENGKVKSGVKKNQKPIGEICNEETDVSKPRRHQRKLLKAPAPKSLEQTSNTLTSKSMEDLAEPEAKVIGNRSQDILPLEKDFRDEETSSENYKSSQTTSIPVKHDDQDATPESMTRVPSYMATTASSQAKVKAQASARFEQYATERTALTRRYSLPSSIGGKLISSPRVHKLVQSNGKEGTKIDRSLSSSREIADMANHVDWKR comes from the exons ATGGAAGAATCTTCTTCCTTATATTTCTCT AGATCTGCAAGTGAGAAACCAGCTCAAGTTTCTTCGAAGGAGCCCATATCCACTTCAATAGTTGATACACCATTCATTTCAGGCCCTGTTTCTGGTACTGTTAGTGGTAGAATAGAAAACTCAAGCTTTGAAAAGGGAGAAGCTACAATACTGGCAAGTGAGGGGCAAGTGTCCTCTCTCttgaataaaaaaaaggaagataAGCCGTCAGATATTGGGATTCTAAATGATACAGGGAAGATTACGCTTGAGCAAGCCGCCATAATCGTGCAAGCATTTTTTAGGGGTTGTCAG GCCCGCAATGAATTTCAAATTCTAAAAGGTGCTATACGGCTGCAAGCCGCTGTTCGTGGTCATTTGGTTCGAAGACAGGCTGTTGGCACATTATTTTGTATGAAAGGTATTGTCAGATTTCAAGCAATTACCAGAGGTTACATGGTGAGGCAGGCTAGCGCTGGAAATGGACATTGCAGAAAACAAAGTCCTCTTGTAAAG GATGTCAGCAATCAGGATTCTTGTGAAATCAAGTATAGTCGATCTAGAACTTTGTCGAAGAATGCTTTCATTTATGAG CTACTTGCTTCATCACGAGCTGCAATGCCACTACGCCTGGAATATAGTCCAGGAGATTCAAATTCTGCATGGAGCTGGCTTCATAGGTGGTCAACATCACAATCTTGGGCACCTAATGTCGAACAGAAGGAAACTGGTAACTCAAAGCTCCAGAAAGTTGAAACAGAACAAATTAAGTCAAAGCGCAACGGGAGGAGAGCGTCTTCTGTAACTGTGAGGAAGGACCCTAATTATGCCAATGCCGAGCCAGATATAAAGCTCATAGGTAGGAAACTCACTAGTCATTCGGTCAAATCCGCTCAGGAGCATCCACAATTTGAGAACGGCAAGGTTAAGAGTGGTGTCAAGAAAAACCAGAAACCCATTGGCGAAATATGTAATGAAGAAACTGATGTAAGCAAACCAAGAAGACATCAAAGGAAGCTTTTAAAAGCTCCAGCCCCTAAATCCTTGGAGCAAACATCTAATACTCTAACCAGTAAATCAATGGAGGATTTAGCCGAGCCAGAAGCAAAAGTTATTGGTAACAGAAGCCAAGATATTCTTCCCTTAGAAAAGGACTTCAGGGACGAAGAGACCAGCAGTGAAAACTACAAATCCAGCCAGACGACTTCTATACCAGTTAAACATGATGATCAAGATGCAACCCCTGAGAGTATGACAAGGGTTCCAAGTTACATGGCAACAACTGCATCTTCCCAGGCTAAGGTGAAAGCTCAAGCCTCCGCAAGGTTTGAGCAATATGCAACCGAAAGAACGGCTCTTACCAGACGTTATTCTTTGCCATCTTCCATTGGTGGGAAACTGATTTCATCACCAAGAGTTCACAAACTGGTTCAATCTAATGGCAAAGAAGGAACCAAAATTGATAGATCCCTGTCTTCCTCAAGAGAAATTGCAG ATATGGCAAATCATGTAGATTGGAAACGGTAG
- the LOC130995743 gene encoding protein IQ-DOMAIN 28-like isoform X1: MGKSPGKWIKGILFGRKGSKSSPSTGRELSRSASEKPAQVSSKEPISTSIVDTPFISGPVSGTVSGRIENSSFEKGEATILASEGQVSSLLNKKKEDKPSDIGILNDTGKITLEQAAIIVQAFFRGCQARNEFQILKGAIRLQAAVRGHLVRRQAVGTLFCMKGIVRFQAITRGYMVRQASAGNGHCRKQSPLVKDVSNQDSCEIKYSRSRTLSKNAFIYELLASSRAAMPLRLEYSPGDSNSAWSWLHRWSTSQSWAPNVEQKETGNSKLQKVETEQIKSKRNGRRASSVTVRKDPNYANAEPDIKLIGRKLTSHSVKSAQEHPQFENGKVKSGVKKNQKPIGEICNEETDVSKPRRHQRKLLKAPAPKSLEQTSNTLTSKSMEDLAEPEAKVIGNRSQDILPLEKDFRDEETSSENYKSSQTTSIPVKHDDQDATPESMTRVPSYMATTASSQAKVKAQASARFEQYATERTALTRRYSLPSSIGGKLISSPRVHKLVQSNGKEGTKIDRSLSSSREIADMANHVDWKR; this comes from the exons ATGGGAAAGTCTCCAGGAAAATGGATCAAGGGCATTCTTTTTGGTAGAAAAGGATCCAAGTCTAGTCCGTCGACTGGAAGAGAACTTTCT AGATCTGCAAGTGAGAAACCAGCTCAAGTTTCTTCGAAGGAGCCCATATCCACTTCAATAGTTGATACACCATTCATTTCAGGCCCTGTTTCTGGTACTGTTAGTGGTAGAATAGAAAACTCAAGCTTTGAAAAGGGAGAAGCTACAATACTGGCAAGTGAGGGGCAAGTGTCCTCTCTCttgaataaaaaaaaggaagataAGCCGTCAGATATTGGGATTCTAAATGATACAGGGAAGATTACGCTTGAGCAAGCCGCCATAATCGTGCAAGCATTTTTTAGGGGTTGTCAG GCCCGCAATGAATTTCAAATTCTAAAAGGTGCTATACGGCTGCAAGCCGCTGTTCGTGGTCATTTGGTTCGAAGACAGGCTGTTGGCACATTATTTTGTATGAAAGGTATTGTCAGATTTCAAGCAATTACCAGAGGTTACATGGTGAGGCAGGCTAGCGCTGGAAATGGACATTGCAGAAAACAAAGTCCTCTTGTAAAG GATGTCAGCAATCAGGATTCTTGTGAAATCAAGTATAGTCGATCTAGAACTTTGTCGAAGAATGCTTTCATTTATGAG CTACTTGCTTCATCACGAGCTGCAATGCCACTACGCCTGGAATATAGTCCAGGAGATTCAAATTCTGCATGGAGCTGGCTTCATAGGTGGTCAACATCACAATCTTGGGCACCTAATGTCGAACAGAAGGAAACTGGTAACTCAAAGCTCCAGAAAGTTGAAACAGAACAAATTAAGTCAAAGCGCAACGGGAGGAGAGCGTCTTCTGTAACTGTGAGGAAGGACCCTAATTATGCCAATGCCGAGCCAGATATAAAGCTCATAGGTAGGAAACTCACTAGTCATTCGGTCAAATCCGCTCAGGAGCATCCACAATTTGAGAACGGCAAGGTTAAGAGTGGTGTCAAGAAAAACCAGAAACCCATTGGCGAAATATGTAATGAAGAAACTGATGTAAGCAAACCAAGAAGACATCAAAGGAAGCTTTTAAAAGCTCCAGCCCCTAAATCCTTGGAGCAAACATCTAATACTCTAACCAGTAAATCAATGGAGGATTTAGCCGAGCCAGAAGCAAAAGTTATTGGTAACAGAAGCCAAGATATTCTTCCCTTAGAAAAGGACTTCAGGGACGAAGAGACCAGCAGTGAAAACTACAAATCCAGCCAGACGACTTCTATACCAGTTAAACATGATGATCAAGATGCAACCCCTGAGAGTATGACAAGGGTTCCAAGTTACATGGCAACAACTGCATCTTCCCAGGCTAAGGTGAAAGCTCAAGCCTCCGCAAGGTTTGAGCAATATGCAACCGAAAGAACGGCTCTTACCAGACGTTATTCTTTGCCATCTTCCATTGGTGGGAAACTGATTTCATCACCAAGAGTTCACAAACTGGTTCAATCTAATGGCAAAGAAGGAACCAAAATTGATAGATCCCTGTCTTCCTCAAGAGAAATTGCAG ATATGGCAAATCATGTAGATTGGAAACGGTAG